A window from Zingiber officinale cultivar Zhangliang chromosome 7A, Zo_v1.1, whole genome shotgun sequence encodes these proteins:
- the LOC122000018 gene encoding EPIDERMAL PATTERNING FACTOR-like protein 2, translating to MGCTARPFLCSCQIRRAFLLSLLVPLLSIPLQIQGGRLMKDDEKKSEEMVLLGGALMGSRPPSCEMRSNRCRSHCEAVQVPATTVDDQSSVDKRSNYKPMKWKCKCGNRMFNP from the exons ATGGGTTGTACTGCTCGTCCATTTCTTTGCAGCTGTCAAATTCGTAGAGCCTTCCTTCTCTCACTGTTGGTGCCGCTCCTGTCTATTCCCCTGCAAATTCAAGGGGGTAGGCTGATGAAAGATGACGAAAAG AAAAGCGAGGAGATGGTGTTGTTGGGAGGAGCATTGATGGGATCGAGGCCACCGAGCTGTGAGATGAGAAGCAACAGATGCAGAAGCCATTGTGAGGCAGTTCAGGTGCCTGCGACTACAGTAGATGATCAGTCGAGCGTGGATAAGAGATCCAATTACAAGCCCATGAAGTGGAAATGCAAGTGCGGGAACAGGATGTTTAATCCATGA